A segment of the Brevinematia bacterium genome:
TCTTTCTTTATCTCCCTGGTGTAATACAACTCTTTTATTCCTTGAGCTTTTATTTGATTTATGAAACTCTGGGTTATTGGCCTTCTAGCAGGCCAGAGTAAAACTCCTTCTTTAGAAAAAAGATCTCCCGCCAACATCATTCCCGGCTTTAGAAAATCTACCACTATATCGTGTTTAACTCTATCTTTCTCACCTTCTTGCATAAACTCTAACTTTAAATAAATTATTAATATAACTCTCATCACATTTCAAGAGAAGCCTACCCAGAGCAACAAATTCCAAATTACTTTCCTGTTTCCAACTTTCTCAAGAATTTTCTTGTTAACCCTTCCCATAGTAATTCCACGATTATGCACCTTACTAGCTATATGTATTAGAATCTTTTCTTCTTTCTTGGACCCTTTATACTCAGAAGTTGCTGGTTCCTAGATTTTTTAAATATTTGCCAAGGTGTTCTACAATGTTTTCATTCTCACCCACAACCCTAAACCAAATTACTGAGCATCATACAAAGAATTTTAGACTCTACTGCACCTAGAGTTTGGTGAATAAGACAGTTGCCGTTGAAAGAGAAAACCATTACATTTATCATTCTTATGGAATCGGAAAGGGTTTTAAACTAAGGATAACACCCTTCCGATAATCCTATAAGCAAAAGGAGGATGTTATGAGAAGAGTAGCGATTTCCGTTTTGCTCTTAATAGTAACAGTTGGAGTAGGGTTTGCAGAGATTGAAAGAACTCTCATTGACTTCGGTTCATACGAACAAAAAATTGGCCAGTATCTGGCAAGAGAGAAGCAGAATCTCCAGAACCTAGTTGATAGCTATAAGAAAGAAGGACTAGACTTATACAGAGAATGGTTCTACTCCCAGGAAAACGCCCAAAAGCTTCTGGACATTTGGTTTGATCCAGCAACATGGAAAATAAATAACTGGAAAGTTGAATTGGTCTCATCTGCAAGGTTTGTTCCAAACATTGTCAATTCATACGTGCTGAAGGTCCAAAGTGCGAAATGGGGAGATGTAATGGGTGTGAGAATAAAATTTCCAGCAACACCATTCCTCTCAAACGCTAAAATAATTCCTCCATTCAGATTTACTCCTTACTACCTTGACGGTACACCAGTAGATCCTGAAGGAGACTTCTCAAAAAAGCAGTTTACCGAGGAAGAGAAAGTAAAAAGCGGAATACTGATGAATGTTCTCCAGATCAAGAGAGTTTCCGTATGGGTTGCAGGTAGAAACTATAAACACCTTATGTCTGTTATCTTTAGAAATGAAGACGGTGCAGAAGAAGAATACTTTATGGGAGCATTATATTTCCAAGGATGGAGAAGACTAGCCTGGGAAAACCCAAATTATATTGAACAAGTCAATCAAAGAATTTTACAAAGACTTCCTTTATACCCAAGACCATTACCTTACAAAGAACTGGCTTACTTCAAAATCTACAAACCCCAGGAGGAACAAGGTGGCGACTTCGTTGTATACTTCAAGGACGTCGCTGTTTCATTTGACAGAGCTATAGTTTATGAAGAACTTGACATTGACGATGAGAAATATTGGCAAATACTCTCAAAAGAAAAGATTGAGTATACCAAAAGAATGCTAAGAAAAATAATAGACCAAGTTGAACTTGTTGAATTGGAGAAGAAGAGAAAAGTAGCATCTCAAGAACCAACTACCAGACAATAATTCTTCCTAAAGGGTAGCCTTGCTACACACCAACAGCTAGCTACCCTCTTTCTCATCTTCTATAACAGCTTCTCACCTTCCTTAAAATTCCTCAATCTCCTCAATAAAGTCTGATACTTCCGAAGTTGTAAAATCATCACTAGAAAATGAAGTAGATAAAGCCACCCTATTCC
Coding sequences within it:
- a CDS encoding flagellar filament outer layer protein FlaA is translated as MRRVAISVLLLIVTVGVGFAEIERTLIDFGSYEQKIGQYLAREKQNLQNLVDSYKKEGLDLYREWFYSQENAQKLLDIWFDPATWKINNWKVELVSSARFVPNIVNSYVLKVQSAKWGDVMGVRIKFPATPFLSNAKIIPPFRFTPYYLDGTPVDPEGDFSKKQFTEEEKVKSGILMNVLQIKRVSVWVAGRNYKHLMSVIFRNEDGAEEEYFMGALYFQGWRRLAWENPNYIEQVNQRILQRLPLYPRPLPYKELAYFKIYKPQEEQGGDFVVYFKDVAVSFDRAIVYEELDIDDEKYWQILSKEKIEYTKRMLRKIIDQVELVELEKKRKVASQEPTTRQ